The segment GAGGAAGGTCGTGGAAACTGCAGCAAAAGAGAACAGTTTCCAGTCGTTCTTACAGAAAGCCTCCGGTACAAATAATGGAATTGGCAATGGAGTGAGTATTACGAGAATTAAAGAAGATGATGCTCCATTCCGAGTGGTTTTTGACCCAGAACATCCGGATGCCAATGAAGAGGGTTATGTAGAACTGCCAAACGTGGATCCATTGAAAGAAATGGTGGATCTTATGAGTGCTTCAAGGTCATATGAAGCAAACGTTACAGTTTTCAATGCCTCCAAGGGAATCATGATGAAAACTTTGGAGCTTGGTAAATAAATGGGAGGGTTTTAAATGATTTCCAAGATAACTAACACCAATCAAGTCGTCCAACAGACAAACAGCCTTCAGAAAACGAGCGGTGATGTGCATCAGCAATTTTCGACCTATCTGAAGAACGCAATCAATGAAGTGAACAACTCTCAAGTTGCTTCCAATCAAATAACGACAAAGCTGGTCAACAATGAAGGAGTCGAGCTTCATGATGTCCTGATTGCCCAACAAAAAGCAAGTGTTGCCATGCAATTGACGATGGAAGTGAGAAATAAAGGCGTTGAAGCCTATCAAGAAATCATGAGAATGCAAGTTTAATCACTAGAAAAATAGATGCGGTTATTCACTGCATAATCGTGCTGCAAGATAATAACCGGGGGAATTGACGTAATGAAAGAAAAATTACAAGAGATAAAGATAAAAACTACTTCCTTTTGGAGAGACAGAAATAAAACCCAAAAGACAGCGATAATAAGTACGATGGTCGTATCATTCTTTGCAATATTTTCCATCATTTATTTTTTAACAAAAACGGATATGGCACCCTTATATAAAGACCTGACAGTCCAGGAAACTGGACAGATCAAAGAAGTATTGGACGGAAGAGGAATCCAATCACAAATAACGAGTAATGGTACAGCCATTCTAGTTCCCGCACACACAGTGGATTCCTTAAAGGTGGAACTGGCAGCAGAAGGGGTACCAAAAAGCGGAAGTATCGATTATGGCTTTTTCGGAGAAAGATCAGGGTTTGGCATGACCGATAACGAATTTCAAATCATGAAGCTCGATGCCATGCAAACGGAATTGGCCAATCTAATCAAAGGAATAGATGGGGTTAGAGATGCTCAAGTAATGCTTAGTCTTCCAGAGGAAGGCGTTTTCGTAAGAGAATCCAATCAGGAGGCATCTGCATCCATTGTCATACATAATGAAGCTGGTTATCAGTTTGATCAGAATCATATAAATGCACTCTACCACCTTGTATCCAAAAGTGTTCCGAACCTATCTACGGATAATATCGTCATTATGAATCAAAATTTTGAGTACTTTGATTTGAAAAATAATCAAAATAATGGAAATTCTTTCAACGTGGCAACACAGCTTGAATTAAAAAAAGAGATTGAAAGAGATATCCAAAGGCAAGTGCAACAAATGCTCGGCATGATGATGGGTTATAACAAAGTGGTCGTTTCTGTTACAACCGATATTGATTTTACCCAGGAAAACAGAGAAGAGAATCTTGTCTCGCCGGTTGATTCGGAAAATATGGAAGGTATTGCAGTTAGTGTGGAACGGATCACAGAAACCTACACCGGAAGTGAAGACGCAGCAGGGGGAGTTCCAGGTACTGGAGAAGCAGACATCCCAGCATATGTTGCCGGTGGAGGAAGCGGTAGTGGCGATTATGAACGAATGGAAGAACGAATCAACAATGATGTTAATAGAATCAGAAAAGAGATAGTGGAGAGTCCTTACAAAGTAAGGGACATGGGTATCCAGGTAATGGTGGAACCGCCGATTGCAGATGATCCCCTATCCATGCAGGAAACCACGGTAGATGATATCAGACAGATTTTGAGCACGATTGTGCGTACTACCATTGATAAGAACATGTTAGGGGAAGATCCTCAAAATGCAAATATTGATGATAAAGTCGTGGTATCTGTGCAACCGTTCAATGGAAAAGTGGATATGGAAGAAGCGACTGCCTCCGCTATCCCTATGTGGGTGTATATCGCTGCAGGAATTTTACTCGCAGTAATTCTTCTTTTATTGTTCCTGCTATTGAAACGAAATAGGAATGAAGAAGAAGAAGAGGATATTTTTGTGGAAGAAGAAACGGTCCAGATAAATGTGCCGGATATAAACAATGAAAAAGAATCAGAAAGCACAGCGCGTAGAAAACAACTTGAGAAAATGGCAAAAGAGAAGCCGGATGAATTTGCAAAATTGTTACGCTCATGGCTCTCTGAATAAAGGGGAGATATAAATGGCAAAAGCAGCCCAGTCAAAAGTCTTTTCAAATAAACAAAAAGCGGCCATATTATTGATCTCGCTCGGCCCGGATGTATCGGCTTCCGTATACAAGCATCTATCAGAAGATGAAATCGAGAAGCTGACACTTGAAATTAGCGGTGTAAGAACGGTCGATAGTCACATTAAGGAAGATGTTCTTGAAGAATTTCATCAAATTGCTCTTGCACAGGATTATATATCACAGGGTGGAATCAGCTATGCTAAAACAGTTCTCGAAAAAGCTTTGGGGAAAGAACAGGCCGCAGCGATCATTACCCGCCTGACGTCATCCCTACAGGTGAAGCCATTTGATTTTGCGAGGAAAGCGGATGCATCGCAGATCCTTAATTTCATCCAGACCGAACACCCACAGACAATTGCATTGGTGTTATCGTATTTGGAACCGACAAAGTCTGGTCAGATCCTTTCGGAATTGCCTCAGGAGCTACAGGCGGATATAGCGAAAAGGATAGCGGTAATGGATAGCACCTCTCCGGAAATAATTAATGAAGTGGAACAGATACTCGAACGGAAGCTTTCGACCACTGTTACACGGGATTACACCAATACTGGTGGCATCGATTCTGTCGTGGATGTGCTAAATCAAGTGGATAGAAGCACGGAAAGAACCATTTTGGACTCTCTTGAAATTCAAGACCCCGAACTGGCGGAAGAAATCAAGAAACGCATGTTTGTATTCGAAGATATTGTCACATTGGATAATATGGCCATCCAAAGGGTCATCCGTGATGTGGAAAATGAAGATCTGATGCTTGCGTTGAAGGTCGCAAGTGAAGAGGTCAAAGACATTGTCTTTAAAAATATGTCCAAGAGAATGGTAGAAACGATGAAGGATGATATGGAATATATGGGGCCAGTCCGTCTGAAGGATGTGGAGGAGTCGCAATCCCGTATTGTTGGTATCATCAGGAAGTTGGAAGAAGCAGGGGAGATCGTCATTGCCCGTGGTGGAGGAGATGACATCATTGTCTAGACTTATAAAATCCTCCCGTTTAGGTGATGTGGGAGCCGGTTCGGTATCCATTAAGGTCGCTCCTATCTTTTCAAGGAAGCAATCAGAGGCTCCATCAGAAACTGGAGTAGGCCATAGTATTGATTTTATCAATCAAACGATTGAAAAAGCCAAAAAAGAAGCGGCAAGTATTGTGGAACATGCAACCAAGGAACGTGAAAAGGCTTTCTTGCAGATAGAAAAAGATAAAAAGGATTGGGAAAAAGAAAGAGAAACATGGAAGCAGCAAGCTTACATGGAAGGACATGAGCAAGGATATCAGGTTGGTGAAAAGGAAGCGCTCACCGAATACGAAGCTAGATTGGCAGAGGCGCAAAGAATCATAGACTTAGCAAAAGTGGAGCATCACAACAAATTAGACAGCTCCATAGAGTTCATCGTGACACTTAGCATGAAGGTCGCAGAAAAAGTTCTGGGATGTACGCTGGAAACAGACCCTTCCTTCTATACAAAACTAGTTCAAACCGCATTGAAAGAAGTGAAAGAAAAAGAAGAAATAAGAATTTATGTCAGCCCAACACAATACCCGAATATCCT is part of the Sutcliffiella sp. FSL R7-0096 genome and harbors:
- the flgC gene encoding flagellar basal body rod protein FlgC, encoding MSMFKSMNISASALTAQRLRMDVISSNMANVDSTRGTYRNGQWEPYKRKVVETAAKENSFQSFLQKASGTNNGIGNGVSITRIKEDDAPFRVVFDPEHPDANEEGYVELPNVDPLKEMVDLMSASRSYEANVTVFNASKGIMMKTLELGK
- the fliE gene encoding flagellar hook-basal body complex protein FliE, giving the protein MISKITNTNQVVQQTNSLQKTSGDVHQQFSTYLKNAINEVNNSQVASNQITTKLVNNEGVELHDVLIAQQKASVAMQLTMEVRNKGVEAYQEIMRMQV
- the fliF gene encoding flagellar basal-body MS-ring/collar protein FliF — encoded protein: MKEKLQEIKIKTTSFWRDRNKTQKTAIISTMVVSFFAIFSIIYFLTKTDMAPLYKDLTVQETGQIKEVLDGRGIQSQITSNGTAILVPAHTVDSLKVELAAEGVPKSGSIDYGFFGERSGFGMTDNEFQIMKLDAMQTELANLIKGIDGVRDAQVMLSLPEEGVFVRESNQEASASIVIHNEAGYQFDQNHINALYHLVSKSVPNLSTDNIVIMNQNFEYFDLKNNQNNGNSFNVATQLELKKEIERDIQRQVQQMLGMMMGYNKVVVSVTTDIDFTQENREENLVSPVDSENMEGIAVSVERITETYTGSEDAAGGVPGTGEADIPAYVAGGGSGSGDYERMEERINNDVNRIRKEIVESPYKVRDMGIQVMVEPPIADDPLSMQETTVDDIRQILSTIVRTTIDKNMLGEDPQNANIDDKVVVSVQPFNGKVDMEEATASAIPMWVYIAAGILLAVILLLLFLLLKRNRNEEEEEDIFVEEETVQINVPDINNEKESESTARRKQLEKMAKEKPDEFAKLLRSWLSE
- the fliG gene encoding flagellar motor switch protein FliG encodes the protein MAKAAQSKVFSNKQKAAILLISLGPDVSASVYKHLSEDEIEKLTLEISGVRTVDSHIKEDVLEEFHQIALAQDYISQGGISYAKTVLEKALGKEQAAAIITRLTSSLQVKPFDFARKADASQILNFIQTEHPQTIALVLSYLEPTKSGQILSELPQELQADIAKRIAVMDSTSPEIINEVEQILERKLSTTVTRDYTNTGGIDSVVDVLNQVDRSTERTILDSLEIQDPELAEEIKKRMFVFEDIVTLDNMAIQRVIRDVENEDLMLALKVASEEVKDIVFKNMSKRMVETMKDDMEYMGPVRLKDVEESQSRIVGIIRKLEEAGEIVIARGGGDDIIV
- the fliH gene encoding flagellar assembly protein FliH, giving the protein MSRLIKSSRLGDVGAGSVSIKVAPIFSRKQSEAPSETGVGHSIDFINQTIEKAKKEAASIVEHATKEREKAFLQIEKDKKDWEKERETWKQQAYMEGHEQGYQVGEKEALTEYEARLAEAQRIIDLAKVEHHNKLDSSIEFIVTLSMKVAEKVLGCTLETDPSFYTKLVQTALKEVKEKEEIRIYVSPTQYPNILQHKQLLQNIINSQYDLAIYPESDLAEDGCWIDSSAGRMEVSVQTQLAEIKNHLLQLVRMDTE